Proteins from a single region of Candidatus Dormiibacterota bacterium:
- a CDS encoding thiamine pyrophosphate-dependent dehydrogenase E1 component subunit alpha, producing the protein MLRTMVMQRTLENRGFQLNRQGKIPFASASEGHEAVQAGAALAFERGKDVYVPYYRDLGLNLGIGLTPYEVLLSLFARKDDHSAGRQFPHHYGSKRLGLYTISSIIAAQIPHAVGAAYAMKYRKEDRAVLVTFGDGSTSEGEWHESLNFAAAHRLPIVFLCENNQWAISTPLAKQMAQPDVAARAAGYGMPGVIVDGMDPVACYAAVKAALDRARTGGGPTLVEAKCYRFLSHTTDDDDRTYRSREEVEEQRKRDPVPVFERTLIEAGVLTAESADALKRSVLAEANDATDRAEAMPYPATEDLYTNVYADAWQPWR; encoded by the coding sequence ATGCTGCGCACGATGGTGATGCAGCGTACCCTCGAGAACCGCGGCTTTCAACTCAACCGCCAGGGCAAGATTCCGTTCGCATCGGCGAGCGAGGGGCATGAGGCAGTGCAGGCCGGCGCCGCGCTTGCCTTCGAGCGCGGCAAAGACGTCTACGTTCCCTACTATCGCGATCTCGGCTTGAACCTGGGGATCGGCCTGACGCCGTACGAGGTGCTGCTCTCGCTCTTCGCGCGCAAGGACGACCACAGCGCGGGGCGGCAGTTCCCGCACCACTACGGGAGCAAACGCCTGGGGTTGTACACGATCAGCTCGATCATCGCCGCCCAGATTCCGCATGCCGTCGGCGCTGCGTACGCGATGAAGTACCGCAAAGAAGATCGCGCCGTACTCGTCACCTTCGGCGACGGCTCGACCAGCGAAGGCGAATGGCACGAGTCGCTCAATTTTGCCGCCGCCCATCGCCTGCCGATCGTTTTTCTGTGCGAGAACAACCAATGGGCGATCTCGACCCCGCTCGCCAAGCAAATGGCTCAGCCAGACGTCGCGGCCCGCGCCGCCGGCTACGGGATGCCCGGGGTTATCGTGGACGGCATGGATCCGGTCGCTTGCTATGCCGCCGTGAAGGCGGCCCTCGATCGGGCCCGCACGGGCGGCGGCCCGACCCTGGTCGAGGCCAAGTGCTATCGGTTCCTCTCCCACACCACCGACGACGACGACCGGACCTATCGTTCGCGCGAGGAGGTCGAGGAGCAGCGCAAGCGCGATCCGGTTCCCGTCTTCGAGCGCACCCTGATCGAGGCGGGCGTCCTCACCGCGGAAAGCGCCGATGCCTTGAAGCGTTCGGTGCTGGCCGAGGCGAACGATGCTACAGACCGGGCGGAGGCGATGCCCTACCCGGCCACGGAAGATCTCTATACCAACGTGTACGCGGACGCGTGGCAGCCTTGGCGCTAG
- a CDS encoding thiamine pyrophosphate-dependent dehydrogenase E1 component subunit alpha: MAKTETKATSLERHGLTDEQLRQIFRNMLMQRQLDNRGFQLNRQGKVPFALGSEGHEALQAGAAMAFHRGKDILAPYYRDLGLALGIGLTPYEILLSLFARAADHNGGRQFPNHYSSKAAGLMSFSSILAAHIPHAVGAAYAIKYRKEAERAVLVTCGDGTTSEGEWHESMNFAAVHKLPLVMLVENNEWAISTPLHKQMAQPEIWKRAAGYGMPGKRFNGFDPIATYGAVNEALERARSGGGPTLLEGTCYRYLAHSTDDNDMTYRTKEEVTEHRKDDPVPQFERLLLDARVMSMADVDAMKKDVLRETNDATDRAEAMPYPAASDLYTHLYEGAWQPWQ, from the coding sequence ATGGCGAAAACCGAGACCAAGGCGACGAGCCTCGAGCGTCACGGGCTGACCGACGAGCAATTGCGGCAGATATTCCGCAACATGCTCATGCAGCGGCAGCTCGATAACCGTGGCTTTCAACTCAACCGTCAGGGCAAAGTGCCGTTCGCGCTAGGCAGCGAAGGGCACGAAGCCCTACAGGCGGGCGCGGCGATGGCATTTCATCGCGGCAAAGATATCCTCGCCCCTTATTACCGCGATCTTGGGCTGGCTCTGGGCATCGGGCTCACGCCGTACGAGATTCTGCTCTCGCTCTTCGCGCGCGCGGCCGATCACAACGGCGGGCGTCAATTTCCGAATCACTACTCGTCCAAGGCCGCCGGGCTGATGTCGTTCTCGTCGATTCTGGCGGCGCACATCCCGCACGCCGTCGGCGCGGCGTATGCGATCAAGTATCGCAAAGAGGCCGAACGCGCGGTGCTGGTGACGTGCGGCGACGGAACCACGAGCGAAGGCGAATGGCATGAATCCATGAATTTCGCGGCGGTTCACAAGTTGCCGCTCGTGATGCTGGTTGAAAACAACGAGTGGGCGATCTCGACGCCGCTCCACAAGCAGATGGCGCAACCGGAGATCTGGAAGCGCGCGGCCGGCTACGGTATGCCGGGTAAGCGCTTCAACGGATTCGACCCGATCGCCACGTACGGCGCGGTGAACGAAGCGCTCGAACGCGCGCGCTCCGGCGGCGGCCCGACGTTGCTCGAAGGCACCTGTTATCGCTATCTCGCGCACTCGACCGACGACAACGACATGACGTATCGCACCAAAGAAGAGGTCACCGAACATCGTAAGGACGATCCGGTGCCGCAGTTCGAGCGATTGCTCCTGGACGCGCGCGTGATGTCGATGGCGGATGTCGACGCGATGAAGAAAGACGTCCTTCGCGAGACGAACGACGCGACCGATCGTGCGGAAGCCATGCCCTACCCGGCAGCCTCCGATCTCTATACGCACCTCTACGAAGGAGCCTGGCAACCGTGGCAGTGA
- a CDS encoding alpha-ketoacid dehydrogenase subunit beta has translation MAVTTSSKVLNNVEAVRETLYEAMKADDRTIILGEDVGNRGNVFLITKDFINEFGPERVIDTPIAEASIVGIAVGMAMEGLRPIAEIQFADFIYPAFNQIVGEAAKTRYRSNGEYTCPLVIRTPYGGGVRGALSHSVSIEALFYHVPGLKIVAPAFPADVKGLLNAAIDDPDPVLFLEHKKTYRLIKGEVPDGHYTIPLGKANVVKEGTQLTVVSYGLYVHWALEAAQQLQSEGLSVEVVDLRSIRPMDKATILSSVEKTRKLLIIHEDNKFGGIGAEISAMVAEEALFHLDAPIRRHCAPDVPAMGYALPLEEEYMSSPAEMAQAMREMVKF, from the coding sequence GTGGCAGTGACAACCTCATCGAAAGTCCTCAACAACGTCGAAGCGGTGCGCGAGACGCTCTACGAAGCCATGAAGGCCGACGACCGCACGATCATCTTGGGTGAAGATGTCGGCAACCGCGGCAACGTGTTCCTCATCACCAAGGACTTCATCAACGAATTCGGGCCGGAGCGCGTCATCGATACGCCGATCGCAGAAGCTTCGATCGTCGGCATCGCGGTGGGTATGGCGATGGAAGGGCTACGCCCGATCGCCGAGATTCAATTCGCCGACTTCATCTATCCGGCGTTCAACCAAATCGTCGGCGAGGCAGCCAAAACGCGCTATCGCAGCAACGGCGAGTACACGTGTCCGCTCGTGATTCGCACGCCGTACGGCGGCGGCGTTCGCGGTGCGCTTTCGCACTCGGTCTCGATCGAAGCGCTGTTCTATCACGTTCCCGGCCTAAAGATCGTCGCGCCGGCGTTTCCCGCCGACGTCAAAGGCTTGCTGAACGCGGCAATCGACGATCCCGATCCGGTGCTGTTCCTCGAGCATAAGAAAACCTATCGTCTCATCAAGGGCGAGGTTCCGGACGGCCACTACACGATTCCGCTCGGCAAAGCGAACGTTGTCAAAGAAGGCACGCAACTAACCGTGGTTTCGTATGGCCTCTACGTCCATTGGGCGCTCGAAGCGGCGCAGCAGTTGCAGAGCGAAGGCCTCTCGGTTGAAGTGGTCGATCTGCGTTCGATTCGTCCGATGGACAAAGCGACGATCTTGAGCAGCGTGGAGAAAACCCGCAAGCTGCTCATCATTCACGAGGACAATAAATTCGGCGGCATCGGCGCGGAGATTTCCGCGATGGTTGCCGAGGAAGCGCTCTTCCATCTCGACGCGCCGATCCGTCGCCATTGCGCGCCGGACGTGCCCGCAATGGGCTACGCGCTCCCGCTCGAGGAAGAGTATATGTCTTCGCCGGCCGAGATGGCGCAAGCGATGCGAGAAATGGTGAAATTCTAA
- a CDS encoding dihydrolipoamide acetyltransferase family protein, with amino-acid sequence MATTITMPQLGETVTEGTVAQWLKKVGDSVEKYEAFVEVSTDKVNAEVPSPVTGVITQMLVKEGETVPTGAPIAIIDEVGAASGTNAAGTEPTQQVANAAGAPAAPAAVAPAHSGNGSSNGQRNATDANADAALRSASPAVRKLAREHHIDIRTLSGSGANGRVTADDVLTASRMGPAAAVGQAIGVGTNFGATGAPAAMPGAPSKPPAAPPASGTSTYADPIPGTLIPLNQARRIIAERMVESKHTAPHAWSMVEIDVTNVWKWRTREKDRFERETGYKLTLLPFFMRAVVESLAAFPLMNAKFTPEGLYVNKDVNIGIAIGLSTNLVVPVIKNADKLSVKGLAIAAGELIDKARRNKLGVDDLSGGTFTVNNNGANGSWASAPIINAGQAGIVTMETVVKKPVVREDDAIAIRQMMNSCLSLDHRVVDGYVASGFLADLKKRLERMGPDGAL; translated from the coding sequence ATGGCCACAACGATCACGATGCCGCAACTCGGCGAGACGGTAACCGAAGGGACCGTCGCGCAGTGGCTCAAGAAAGTCGGCGACAGCGTCGAAAAATACGAAGCCTTTGTCGAAGTCTCCACCGACAAGGTGAATGCCGAAGTGCCCTCGCCGGTTACCGGCGTCATCACGCAGATGCTCGTTAAAGAAGGTGAAACGGTTCCAACCGGCGCGCCGATCGCGATCATCGATGAAGTCGGTGCCGCGAGCGGCACCAACGCCGCAGGAACCGAACCGACGCAACAGGTTGCAAACGCTGCCGGTGCGCCCGCCGCCCCCGCTGCCGTCGCGCCCGCACACTCCGGGAACGGTTCGAGCAACGGGCAGCGCAATGCGACCGATGCCAACGCCGACGCGGCATTACGTTCGGCATCGCCCGCGGTACGCAAGCTCGCGCGCGAGCATCACATCGATATCCGTACCCTGAGCGGGTCGGGAGCGAACGGACGCGTCACCGCCGACGACGTGCTCACGGCCTCGCGCATGGGGCCCGCCGCCGCGGTCGGCCAGGCGATCGGCGTCGGGACCAACTTCGGTGCGACCGGTGCTCCGGCCGCGATGCCGGGCGCACCTTCGAAACCGCCTGCAGCGCCTCCCGCCTCGGGAACGTCAACCTACGCCGACCCGATTCCGGGAACGTTGATTCCGCTCAATCAGGCGCGACGCATCATCGCCGAGCGCATGGTCGAATCCAAGCACACGGCCCCGCACGCGTGGTCGATGGTCGAGATCGACGTGACGAATGTGTGGAAATGGCGCACGCGCGAGAAAGATCGCTTCGAACGTGAGACCGGCTACAAGCTCACGCTGTTGCCCTTCTTCATGCGAGCGGTCGTTGAATCGCTGGCCGCATTCCCGCTGATGAATGCCAAGTTCACACCCGAAGGGCTATATGTGAACAAGGACGTCAACATCGGCATTGCAATCGGACTTTCCACGAACTTGGTCGTACCCGTCATCAAAAATGCCGACAAACTCTCCGTTAAGGGTTTGGCGATTGCGGCGGGCGAGTTGATCGATAAAGCGCGTCGCAACAAGCTCGGCGTCGACGATCTCTCGGGCGGCACGTTCACCGTCAATAACAACGGCGCCAACGGCAGTTGGGCTTCCGCACCGATCATCAATGCGGGCCAGGCCGGCATCGTGACGATGGAGACGGTCGTCAAGAAACCCGTGGTTCGCGAAGACGATGCGATCGCGATCCGTCAGATGATGAATTCGTGCCTCTCGCTCGACCACCGCGTCGTTGACGGCTATGTCGCAAGCGGATTCCTCGCCGATCTCAAAAAACGCCTCGAACGCATGGGGCCCGACGGCGCATTGTAG
- a CDS encoding aminotransferase class I/II-fold pyridoxal phosphate-dependent enzyme, protein MYPEREFAIETRLLHADRSQSDGSSVAPPIYQTSTFTFDSPQAMALGAQTPQHPGFYTRHGNPNHAQVAAVLAAVEGGEAALVASSGMGVISATAVALLQSGDHVVAQRMLYAGTRTLMTDLLPRYGVEVTFVDQHDAAAFAAAMRPNTRFIWMESPSNPLLGITDIARVVEIARSAGALTVIDNTIASPINQRPLELGADIVVHSATKYLGGHSDLIAGAAIGSKALIDRIWKTHIVLGATLAPFEAWLLLRGLRTLDLRMERHNANGQAVAAFLAGHARVRRVYYPGLATHPNHDVAARQMRGFGGLLSFEIDGDFDDARRVVERLRLIRNAVSLGGVESLIAQPAAMWPNIGAAETAAAAAMGVMPSLLRLSVGIENVGDVLADLESALSAL, encoded by the coding sequence GTGTACCCGGAGCGCGAGTTCGCGATCGAAACGCGGCTCTTGCACGCCGATCGCTCGCAGTCCGACGGCTCGAGTGTAGCGCCGCCGATCTACCAAACCTCCACCTTTACCTTTGACAGCCCGCAGGCGATGGCGCTCGGCGCCCAGACGCCGCAGCATCCCGGCTTCTACACGCGGCATGGTAACCCGAATCACGCGCAGGTGGCCGCGGTTCTGGCCGCCGTCGAGGGGGGCGAAGCCGCGCTGGTGGCGAGCTCGGGCATGGGAGTGATCTCCGCTACGGCCGTCGCGCTCCTGCAATCCGGCGACCACGTCGTCGCGCAACGCATGCTCTACGCGGGAACGCGCACGCTGATGACCGACCTGCTGCCCCGCTACGGGGTCGAGGTGACGTTCGTCGATCAGCACGATGCGGCGGCATTCGCTGCTGCGATGCGCCCGAATACGCGATTCATCTGGATGGAGAGCCCGAGCAATCCGCTCTTGGGCATCACCGACATCGCGCGCGTCGTCGAAATCGCGCGCTCCGCCGGCGCCCTAACCGTCATCGACAATACCATCGCGAGCCCGATCAACCAGCGACCGCTGGAACTCGGCGCCGACATCGTCGTCCACAGCGCGACAAAATATCTGGGGGGACACTCCGATTTAATCGCAGGCGCGGCGATCGGTTCGAAAGCGCTAATCGATCGCATTTGGAAGACGCACATCGTCCTAGGCGCAACCCTCGCGCCCTTCGAAGCCTGGCTGCTGTTACGCGGATTGCGCACGCTCGATTTGCGGATGGAGCGCCATAACGCGAACGGCCAAGCCGTTGCGGCGTTTCTCGCAGGCCACGCGCGCGTGCGTCGCGTCTATTACCCCGGCCTCGCAACCCACCCGAATCACGATGTCGCCGCCCGGCAGATGCGTGGCTTCGGCGGGCTGCTCAGCTTCGAAATCGACGGCGATTTCGACGACGCTCGGCGCGTCGTCGAGCGGCTTCGCCTCATACGCAACGCCGTGAGCCTAGGCGGGGTCGAGTCGCTGATCGCGCAACCCGCGGCGATGTGGCCGAACATCGGCGCCGCCGAAACCGCGGCGGCGGCCGCGATGGGCGTCATGCCCTCGCTGCTGCGCCTCTCGGTAGGGATCGAAAACGTCGGCGATGTGCTCGCCGATCTCGAATCGGCGCTCTCCGCGCTCTAG
- a CDS encoding DUF4438 domain-containing protein gives MPIRTNRDRLPITAVVGEAAPALINTGLYDVSFEGEPLIVASVGGINPNVRVGDGAFAFRADHIEPGVSARNPDDRANTAFNVLSCVGNEARVISGEAKGAAGRVTGKHGGVEHVIIDFTPEVMRAMAIGDRIQVWGCGVGLELLDAPDVKAFNADPDFLEAWGLAVRDGRIRARVARTVPAAVMGSGLGRATVVRGDYDIQTFDDTMAERYGLRELRLGDLVAIIDADNSFGRIYRTGAISVGVVVHGGSYVAGHGPGVTTLLTSSIGAIDIEIDAAANLATILGLR, from the coding sequence GTGCCCATACGAACCAATCGCGACCGACTACCCATCACCGCCGTGGTTGGCGAGGCTGCCCCCGCCCTGATCAATACCGGGCTCTACGACGTCAGCTTCGAGGGCGAGCCGCTGATCGTCGCCAGCGTCGGCGGGATTAACCCCAATGTGCGCGTGGGCGACGGAGCCTTCGCGTTTCGGGCCGACCATATCGAGCCGGGTGTGAGCGCCCGCAACCCCGACGACCGCGCCAACACGGCGTTCAACGTGCTCTCATGCGTCGGCAACGAAGCGCGGGTCATCTCCGGCGAAGCCAAGGGCGCGGCCGGGCGCGTTACGGGCAAGCACGGCGGCGTGGAGCACGTCATCATCGATTTTACGCCGGAAGTGATGCGCGCGATGGCCATCGGCGACCGCATTCAAGTGTGGGGATGCGGGGTCGGTTTGGAATTGCTCGACGCGCCGGATGTCAAAGCGTTCAATGCCGATCCGGATTTTCTTGAAGCTTGGGGCCTTGCCGTGCGCGATGGACGCATCCGCGCGCGTGTGGCGAGGACCGTTCCGGCTGCGGTGATGGGATCGGGGCTTGGTCGCGCAACGGTGGTGCGCGGTGACTACGATATTCAAACGTTCGACGACACGATGGCCGAACGATATGGTTTGCGCGAGTTGCGGCTCGGCGACCTCGTTGCGATTATCGATGCCGACAACTCGTTTGGGCGCATCTACCGCACCGGCGCGATCTCGGTCGGCGTCGTCGTGCACGGCGGCTCCTACGTTGCCGGCCACGGGCCCGGCGTTACGACGCTCCTCACCTCATCGATTGGTGCGATCGATATCGAAATCGACGCGGCCGCCAACCTCGCCACGATCTTAGGCCTGCGCTAG
- the queD gene encoding 6-carboxytetrahydropterin synthase QueD: MQIRKHFRFEAAHVLPYHSGKCARMHGHSYRLEVAVRGPLQSQGPARGMIEDFDTIKRVVHEHVIDALDHQTLNDLIENPTAEHIAMWIWKRLDPALPGLDELVLWETANSCAVLRRSDFVAP; encoded by the coding sequence ATGCAGATTCGCAAGCACTTCCGCTTTGAAGCGGCACACGTACTTCCGTACCATTCCGGCAAATGCGCCCGAATGCATGGGCACTCATACCGCCTGGAGGTCGCCGTGCGCGGCCCGCTCCAGAGCCAGGGGCCTGCCCGGGGCATGATCGAGGACTTCGATACCATCAAGCGAGTCGTCCACGAGCACGTGATCGACGCCCTCGATCACCAAACGCTCAACGATCTCATCGAAAACCCGACCGCCGAGCACATCGCGATGTGGATATGGAAACGGCTCGACCCGGCGTTGCCGGGGCTGGATGAGTTGGTGCTGTGGGAGACGGCCAATAGTTGCGCGGTCTTGCGCCGCAGCGATTTCGTCGCACCGTAG
- a CDS encoding 7-carboxy-7-deazaguanine synthase QueE, translated as MLQLAEIFYSIQGEGTWAGTPAVFVRLAGCNLACSFCDTDYALKFFASVEDVVRMVGEAGAGCPMVILTGGEPLAQTQTGALIAALQSDGRRVHIESNGTLFADLPSDVWLCVSPKERVDPRMAARANEAKLIVDGRVPEEHLPLFAGKATILLQPEGNKPANIELALAYAKAHPQRFRLSLQTHKFIGVR; from the coding sequence ATGCTGCAACTCGCGGAGATCTTCTACAGCATCCAAGGTGAAGGCACGTGGGCCGGAACGCCGGCCGTCTTCGTGCGCCTCGCGGGATGCAATCTGGCGTGTTCGTTCTGCGATACCGATTACGCGCTCAAGTTTTTTGCAAGCGTGGAGGACGTGGTTCGAATGGTCGGTGAGGCCGGCGCCGGCTGCCCGATGGTCATTCTCACCGGCGGCGAGCCCCTCGCGCAAACGCAGACCGGAGCGTTAATCGCGGCGCTGCAGAGCGACGGCCGGCGCGTTCACATCGAATCGAACGGCACGCTCTTCGCGGATTTACCGAGCGACGTCTGGTTGTGCGTCTCACCCAAAGAACGCGTCGATCCGCGCATGGCCGCACGCGCGAATGAAGCGAAGCTCATCGTTGACGGGCGCGTGCCCGAGGAACATCTCCCGCTCTTCGCCGGCAAAGCGACGATTCTGCTGCAACCGGAAGGCAACAAACCCGCCAATATCGAGTTGGCGCTGGCTTACGCCAAAGCACATCCGCAACGCTTCCGGCTCTCGTTGCAAACCCACAAATTCATCGGCGTTCGATAA
- the mqnB gene encoding futalosine hydrolase translates to MLLIVCAVAKELAWFAPPSGAEVLVCGVGPVEAAARVARALAHGRYTTVVNAGIAGSFPGVAPVGQGVVVAHESLELDIETGEPLALPHGERTIHRADSDPSLVAMLVECGIPAVRGITVARVTATDATAARLAALGAQVESMEGFAVLRAAEIAGVPAVEIRGISNIVGDRARSEWNFDAGIAGLRRAMHAFLAPSEAPR, encoded by the coding sequence GTGCTGTTAATCGTGTGCGCGGTCGCCAAAGAGCTGGCATGGTTTGCGCCCCCAAGCGGCGCCGAAGTGCTCGTCTGCGGCGTCGGCCCGGTCGAAGCGGCCGCCCGCGTCGCGCGAGCGTTGGCGCACGGCCGCTACACGACGGTCGTCAACGCGGGGATCGCCGGCTCATTTCCGGGCGTCGCACCCGTCGGGCAGGGCGTCGTCGTCGCGCACGAATCGCTCGAACTCGATATCGAAACCGGCGAGCCGCTCGCCCTGCCGCACGGCGAGCGTACCATCCACCGAGCCGATTCCGACCCCTCGCTGGTAGCGATGCTGGTCGAGTGCGGCATACCGGCAGTGCGAGGAATCACCGTCGCGCGCGTAACGGCCACCGACGCAACCGCGGCGCGTCTGGCGGCCCTGGGGGCGCAGGTTGAAAGCATGGAGGGGTTTGCCGTGCTGCGGGCCGCCGAGATCGCGGGGGTTCCGGCCGTTGAAATCCGCGGCATCTCGAATATCGTCGGAGACCGCGCGCGCAGCGAGTGGAACTTCGATGCGGGCATCGCGGGTTTACGCAGAGCGATGCACGCTTTTCTTGCGCCGTCGGAAGCGCCGCGATGA
- a CDS encoding 1,4-dihydroxy-6-naphthoate synthase: MTAASPLTLAYSPCPNDTYIFAALTNGLLESAPAVRVHFADIEELNNDALQGTFELTKVSYGAIPWLMDRYRILRAGGALGRGCGPLVVTRPGFAPDLESLRDAHFAIPGERTTAFMLLQLALGARPRATQMRFDRIIPAIAAGEIDAGLIIHESRFTYADAGLARVADLGAWWERTTGRPIPLGAILVRNDLPRDRALEVHRAIERSLAFARNNEAQIMPFIREHAFEMSDAVMRAHIDLYVNAYSADIGDDGIAAVHELFGRAREAGILPAATEPAFV; the protein is encoded by the coding sequence ATGACCGCCGCGTCTCCACTCACGCTCGCCTATTCGCCCTGCCCGAACGATACGTACATCTTCGCCGCACTCACCAACGGGCTGCTGGAAAGCGCTCCCGCGGTTCGCGTCCATTTTGCCGATATCGAAGAGCTCAATAACGACGCGCTGCAAGGCACGTTCGAACTGACGAAAGTCAGTTACGGCGCAATTCCGTGGCTGATGGATCGCTACCGCATCCTGCGTGCCGGAGGTGCACTCGGGCGCGGATGTGGGCCGCTCGTGGTAACGCGCCCCGGCTTCGCACCCGATCTCGAGTCGCTCCGCGACGCCCACTTCGCGATTCCCGGCGAACGAACGACCGCATTCATGCTGCTCCAGCTCGCGCTCGGCGCGCGTCCGCGCGCCACGCAGATGCGATTCGATCGGATCATCCCGGCGATCGCCGCCGGCGAGATCGACGCGGGGCTGATCATTCACGAATCGCGATTCACCTACGCGGACGCCGGGCTGGCCCGCGTCGCGGACCTCGGCGCGTGGTGGGAGCGTACGACGGGACGTCCGATACCGCTCGGGGCGATTCTCGTGCGCAACGATCTCCCTCGCGATCGAGCGCTCGAGGTACATCGGGCGATCGAACGAAGCCTCGCTTTCGCGCGAAATAACGAAGCGCAGATCATGCCCTTCATTCGCGAGCACGCGTTCGAGATGAGCGACGCGGTCATGCGCGCCCACATCGACCTGTACGTCAACGCGTATAGCGCAGATATCGGAGACGACGGCATCGCGGCCGTGCACGAGTTGTTCGGGCGAGCGCGCGAGGCCGGTATTCTCCCCGCGGCGACGGAACCGGCCTTCGTCTAG
- a CDS encoding DUF1343 domain-containing protein, translated as MQRGRFLRGVGSFGAAVGASAAGLRAQPLPPATITLGDEVFLQTAWRELAGARIGVITNQSGVTSRLESIVDAIRANPRIHLRAIYAPEHGFRGDRTAGAYVGSYTDPQTKLPVYSLYGAQRHPSPAILRDVDVLLYDIQDVGSRAYTFISTMAYAMQSAKRAGKAFWVLDRPNPVGGIVVEGPVLQPAFASFIGLYPIAMRHGMTVGELAKLFNEHFGIGADLHVVPMRGWHRSTIWPQTGLQWVQTSPNIPEWRTAFVYLCTGLIDNAGVNNGVYFTKPFFYAGGLGVDGTALAARLNARDLPGVWFRPAAWSPVAGFWKDKELSGVELDVFEPARFLAVRTAVELLVAVRDIAPHLIRIRAADLDRDWGTNELRIALERGDNADAILAQWDRPTTQFRTLRSKYLLYT; from the coding sequence ATGCAGAGAGGACGCTTTCTTCGCGGGGTAGGCTCGTTCGGCGCAGCGGTCGGGGCGTCGGCCGCCGGCCTGCGGGCGCAGCCGCTTCCGCCGGCCACCATCACGCTTGGTGACGAAGTCTTTCTGCAAACGGCGTGGCGCGAACTCGCCGGGGCGCGGATCGGCGTCATCACCAATCAGAGCGGCGTCACCTCGCGGCTCGAATCCATCGTCGATGCGATCCGCGCGAACCCGCGCATCCATTTGCGGGCGATTTACGCCCCCGAGCACGGGTTTCGCGGCGACCGAACGGCGGGAGCGTACGTCGGTTCGTACACCGATCCGCAGACGAAACTTCCGGTCTACAGCCTCTACGGCGCGCAACGCCATCCGTCGCCCGCAATTCTGCGAGACGTGGACGTCTTGCTCTACGACATTCAAGACGTCGGCTCGCGCGCGTATACGTTTATTTCGACGATGGCGTACGCGATGCAGAGTGCGAAGCGCGCCGGCAAGGCCTTCTGGGTGTTGGACCGTCCGAATCCGGTCGGCGGCATCGTCGTCGAAGGGCCCGTGCTGCAACCTGCGTTTGCCTCCTTCATCGGGCTCTACCCGATCGCGATGCGCCACGGCATGACCGTCGGCGAGCTCGCCAAGCTCTTCAACGAACACTTCGGCATCGGTGCCGATCTGCACGTCGTGCCGATGCGCGGTTGGCATCGCTCGACGATCTGGCCGCAGACCGGCCTGCAATGGGTACAGACCTCGCCCAACATTCCGGAATGGCGCACCGCATTCGTCTACCTGTGTACCGGGCTGATCGATAATGCGGGCGTCAACAACGGCGTCTATTTCACCAAGCCGTTTTTCTACGCCGGAGGACTCGGCGTCGACGGCACCGCGCTGGCCGCGCGATTGAACGCGCGCGATCTGCCCGGCGTGTGGTTTCGCCCGGCGGCCTGGTCGCCGGTGGCGGGCTTCTGGAAGGACAAAGAACTTTCGGGAGTGGAGCTGGACGTCTTCGAACCCGCGCGCTTTCTGGCCGTGCGCACGGCGGTCGAACTGTTGGTGGCGGTACGCGACATCGCTCCGCATCTCATTCGCATTCGGGCGGCCGACCTCGACCGCGACTGGGGAACCAACGAACTGCGCATAGCACTGGAACGCGGCGATAACGCCGATGCGATCCTCGCGCAATGGGATCGGCCCACCACGCAATTTCGCACCCTGCGCTCGAAGTATCTGCTCTACACCTAG